The window CTATCGCATCGGCCGCTCCCGCACCGGGCTCGGCCTGTTCGCCACCAAGCCGATCAAGAAAGGCGACGAAATCATCGAGTATTTCGGGCCGATCCTGGATTCGCGGAACAAGAAGCACGACGAGATCGAGAACAAATACCTGTTCGAGCTGAACGGCCGCTGGACCATCGACGGTTCGGTCCGCCGCAACATCGCCCGCTACATCAACCACGCCTGCCGGCCGAACGCCGAATCCGACGTGCAGCCGCGCAACCGCAAGGTCTTCATCCGCGCCATCAAGAAGATCGAGCCCGGCGAGGAGATCAATTACGACTACGGCCGGGAGTACTT is drawn from Bradyrhizobium prioriisuperbiae and contains these coding sequences:
- a CDS encoding SET domain-containing protein; this translates as MPAISSRKPYRIGRSRTGLGLFATKPIKKGDEIIEYFGPILDSRNKKHDEIENKYLFELNGRWTIDGSVRRNIARYINHACRPNAESDVQPRNRKVFIRAIKKIEPGEEINYDYGREYFKEFLKPIGCKCDACEKKRKLARAEERAAKQAAKKRAETRAAKKAMNGHALNGHALNGKALNTKALKGKAIRVTAKAAAKRKAPAAASPKRSSKAGSGARL